GTCGTCGCAGGCGCGGCGCGTGTCCTTGCCGCCCAGCGGCGAGAACATGGTGATTTCGATCTGGCTGAAGTCGCGTCCCGCCTCGTCGCACATCTTCTTGAGCTTGGCGAGTTCGTCCTTGAGCGCGGCCGGCTCGAGCGCGATCGGACCCCATCCGTCGCCGATCTCGACCGTGTTGCGCAGGCCGCGATCGCCGTTCTGTCCGATATGAACGGGAGGATAGGGCTTGCGGGCCGGCTTGGGATTGCAATGCACTGCGGGGAATTTCACGAACTCGCCGTTGAAGCTCGCCTCGTCCTTGGTCCACAGCTCTTTCATCGCGCGGACGTACTCGCGCGTCATCGGCCAGCGCCGGCGGAACTCCACGCCCATGATTTCGCTCTCGTCCTTGAGCCATCCCGCGCCGATGCCGAACAGGAAACGGCCGCCGGTGTAAAAGTCGAGAGTCGCGATTTCCTTGGCCGTGATGATCGGATCGCGCTCGGGCACGAGGCAGATCCCGGTGCCGAGCTTGATCGTTTTGGTCGCCGCGCCCGCGAGCGCGAGTCCGACGAACGGATCGATCATGTGGTAGTAGCCCTTGGGAATCTTGCCGTCGCCGCGCGGGAACGGCGTCTTGTGAACCGACGGAATAATGGGATGCTCGGGCAGCCAGAACGATTCGAAACCCGCCGCTTCGCACATCTTTGCGACGGTCGCGGGATCAGCGGTGTAGCTGGCGGTGAATGCAAGGACTCCGATTTTCATCACGGGCCTCCAACCCAACTCGGACGATGATTGCCGACCAAGTTAGCGCGAAGCCCCCCGCGGCACCAAAGGCCAAACACCCATCAAGAATCCGATTAGGCGAAGCGCGCATAATGACAAGCGCCATCGGAATTGATGGTAAGCGCGTCCGCCTGAGGAGTGTATCTGAGATGAGACCTGCTCGCGTCGATTATGAGATCGGAAGTGGCAGTGTATTTAAGGATCTTGGCTGCACGATGCGGATGAATTCGATATCAAAAGCGACATTGCGATTCTCATTGGCAGGCGAATCAACAAACTCGGACTCACCCGGGCAGAGGCCGCAAAGATCATGGGAATCGACCAACCCAAAGCCTCAGCCCTCGTTAGAGGTCGCTTGGAGAAATTTTCGAGAGACAGGCTTTGCGAGCTGCTTGCCCGGCTAGGTTACGATGTCGA
The nucleotide sequence above comes from Candidatus Binataceae bacterium. Encoded proteins:
- a CDS encoding LLM class F420-dependent oxidoreductase; amino-acid sequence: MKIGVLAFTASYTADPATVAKMCEAAGFESFWLPEHPIIPSVHKTPFPRGDGKIPKGYYHMIDPFVGLALAGAATKTIKLGTGICLVPERDPIITAKEIATLDFYTGGRFLFGIGAGWLKDESEIMGVEFRRRWPMTREYVRAMKELWTKDEASFNGEFVKFPAVHCNPKPARKPYPPVHIGQNGDRGLRNTVEIGDGWGPIALEPAALKDELAKLKKMCDEAGRDFSQIEITMFSPLGGKDTRRACDDYAAAGAHRLIVFPEDLSPEGAQREIEGLARQWVG